From one Lysinibacillus sp. G4S2 genomic stretch:
- a CDS encoding type II toxin-antitoxin system PemK/MazF family toxin, which yields MNVKRGDVFFADLSPVVGSEQGGTRPVLIIQNDIGNRFSPTVIIAAITAQIQKAKLPTHVEINAEKYGFERDSVILLEQVRTIDKSRLTDRITQLDHAVMEKVDGALMISLGLVKF from the coding sequence TTGAATGTAAAACGTGGTGACGTTTTTTTTGCAGATTTATCGCCGGTAGTTGGGTCCGAACAAGGGGGCACTAGACCGGTGCTGATTATTCAAAATGATATTGGCAATCGATTTAGTCCGACTGTCATCATCGCAGCTATTACTGCACAGATTCAAAAAGCAAAGTTACCGACGCACGTTGAAATCAATGCTGAAAAGTATGGTTTTGAACGTGACTCGGTTATTCTGCTTGAGCAAGTGCGGACGATTGATAAATCAAGATTGACAGATCGTATTACACAACTTGATCATGCTGTGATGGAGAAAGTTGACGGTGCATTGATGATTAGTTTAGGGCTTGTTAAATTTTGA
- a CDS encoding rhomboid family intramembrane serine protease produces MFSRTENFKQYTKYYPVVSTLIAINLVLYVITILPGIGTLVMNYGIQVNFLIENGEWWRIFSAMFLHANFSHAFFNMFSLFLFGPELEKIAGKARFMTIYLLSGIVGNMATYLLQESSYGSLGASGAIFGIFGAFGALVYYTRRTMPMLRKLILPIIVISVIMTFLQPDVNVYAHLGGLVTGFLLGLIYLHPKRILSWRKQKMAGK; encoded by the coding sequence ATGTTTAGTAGAACAGAAAATTTTAAGCAATATACGAAGTATTACCCTGTTGTTTCAACATTAATAGCGATTAATTTAGTTCTTTATGTAATAACTATCTTACCTGGCATAGGAACACTCGTAATGAATTACGGAATCCAGGTGAACTTCCTTATCGAAAACGGTGAATGGTGGCGTATTTTTTCTGCAATGTTTTTACATGCTAACTTTTCGCACGCGTTCTTTAATATGTTTTCACTGTTTTTATTTGGACCAGAGCTTGAAAAAATCGCTGGTAAGGCTCGCTTTATGACGATTTATTTATTATCTGGGATTGTAGGAAACATGGCAACCTATCTACTTCAGGAAAGTAGTTATGGAAGTCTCGGCGCAAGCGGAGCCATATTCGGAATATTCGGTGCATTTGGGGCACTTGTATATTATACACGCCGCACAATGCCTATGCTTCGTAAACTTATTTTACCAATCATTGTTATCAGTGTTATTATGACTTTTTTACAACCAGATGTGAATGTCTATGCTCACTTAGGTGGTTTAGTAACAGGATTCCTTCTTGGACTCATTTACTTACACCCAAAAAGAATTTTAAGCTGGCGCAAACAAAAGATGGCAGGTAAATAA
- the acpS gene encoding holo-ACP synthase, translated as MIKGIGLDIVEIDRIVKAMGRTNKFKDRILSEKEKALFDAHSETRRIEFLAGRFAAKEAFSKALGTGIGEECKLHDIEILRGEAGNPVLYFKGELVNGFVSITHSKQYAAAQVILQM; from the coding sequence ATGATTAAAGGAATTGGTCTCGACATTGTAGAAATTGACCGCATTGTTAAAGCAATGGGGAGAACAAATAAATTTAAAGATCGCATTTTATCTGAAAAGGAAAAAGCTTTGTTTGATGCACATTCAGAAACTCGTAGAATAGAATTTTTGGCTGGACGATTTGCTGCAAAAGAAGCATTTTCAAAGGCATTAGGAACAGGGATTGGTGAAGAATGTAAGCTTCATGATATTGAAATATTAAGAGGAGAAGCTGGTAACCCAGTTTTATATTTTAAAGGAGAACTTGTAAATGGATTTGTAAGTATTACACATTCCAAGCAATATGCAGCGGCACAAGTAATATTGCAAATGTAA
- a CDS encoding DEAD/DEAH box helicase: protein MTNFSELNISESTLRSVKRMGFEEATPIQEGTIRFAIEGRDVLGQAQTGTGKTAAFGIPLIEKIDPKNPNIQALVIAPTRELAIQVSEELYKIGYDKRVKLLSVYGGQEIGRQIRALKNRPQIIVGTPGRIIDHINRRTLKLEDVQTLVLDEADEMLNMGFIDDINSILENVPTERQTLLFSATMPPAIRKIAETFMRDPEIVKIKAKELTVDNIDQYFVKSAEREKFDILSRLLNVHQPELAIIFGRTKRRVDELAQALSIRGYLAEGIHGDLSQAKRISVLRQFKENKIDILVATDVAARGLDISGVTHVYNFDIPQDPESYVHRIGRTGRAGKSGLAVTFVTPREMGYLRIVEETTKKRMTPLRPPSSDEALVGQQRLSVETLEGLIANNDLGDYRTLAAELLENHDATDVVAAAIRSLTKEPDDTPVTITEERPLPMRRERSGNRGGGDRGRGGNRSFNGRRDGGRGGDRRGGRGGERREGGRRDGGRREGGQGRSRAPRRHED from the coding sequence GAATCTACATTACGCTCTGTAAAGCGTATGGGATTTGAAGAAGCAACACCAATCCAAGAAGGTACTATTCGTTTTGCTATCGAAGGCCGTGATGTACTTGGTCAAGCACAAACAGGTACTGGTAAAACTGCCGCTTTCGGGATTCCACTTATCGAAAAAATCGATCCAAAAAACCCTAACATCCAAGCATTAGTAATTGCTCCAACTCGTGAATTAGCGATTCAAGTTTCAGAAGAGCTTTATAAAATTGGTTATGACAAACGTGTAAAATTATTATCAGTTTACGGAGGTCAAGAAATCGGCCGTCAAATCCGTGCGCTGAAAAATAGACCACAAATTATTGTTGGTACTCCAGGACGTATCATCGATCATATTAATCGTCGTACGTTAAAATTAGAAGATGTTCAAACATTGGTACTTGATGAAGCAGATGAAATGTTAAACATGGGCTTTATTGATGATATTAATTCAATCTTAGAAAACGTTCCAACTGAACGTCAAACATTACTGTTCTCAGCAACAATGCCACCAGCAATTCGTAAAATTGCTGAAACATTTATGCGTGATCCAGAAATCGTAAAAATTAAAGCTAAAGAATTAACGGTTGATAACATCGATCAATATTTTGTGAAGTCTGCTGAACGTGAAAAGTTCGACATTCTATCTCGTTTATTAAACGTTCACCAACCAGAACTTGCAATCATCTTTGGGCGTACAAAACGTCGCGTGGATGAACTTGCACAAGCGTTATCAATCCGTGGTTACCTTGCTGAAGGGATTCATGGTGATTTAAGCCAAGCGAAACGTATTTCCGTATTACGTCAATTTAAAGAAAATAAAATTGACATTCTTGTGGCAACAGATGTAGCTGCTCGTGGGCTTGATATTTCTGGTGTAACACATGTTTATAACTTCGATATTCCTCAAGATCCTGAGTCTTATGTTCACCGTATTGGTCGTACTGGCCGTGCAGGTAAATCAGGTCTTGCGGTAACGTTTGTAACACCACGCGAAATGGGTTATTTACGTATTGTAGAAGAAACAACGAAAAAACGTATGACTCCACTTCGTCCACCATCATCTGATGAAGCTTTAGTGGGTCAACAACGTCTATCTGTTGAGACATTAGAAGGTCTTATTGCGAACAATGATTTAGGTGATTATCGCACACTTGCGGCAGAATTACTTGAAAACCATGATGCAACTGATGTTGTAGCTGCTGCTATTCGTTCATTAACAAAAGAGCCAGATGACACGCCAGTAACAATTACTGAAGAACGTCCATTACCAATGCGTCGTGAGCGTTCTGGCAATCGTGGTGGCGGAGATCGCGGACGCGGCGGCAACCGTAGCTTTAACGGACGTCGTGATGGCGGACGTGGCGGAGATCGTCGTGGAGGACGCGGCGGAGAACGTCGAGAAGGCGGACGCCGTGACGGAGGTCGCCGTGAAGGTGGACAAGGTCGTTCACGCGCACCACGTCGTCACGAAGACTAA
- a CDS encoding PH domain-containing protein: protein MSKEINRLHPVSAIITSAKALKSMIIPVAIIVVTNGFNFSFNFHSEHFFQTVLLFGVWGVGALLALVGGIVKWRTFVYWFEDGELRVKYGLFVKKKRYIPFERIQSLNYNEGIFHRLFGLVKVQVETAGSKDGKPEVELTAIRKASADVIELEMRRAKNQVIEQIVDEQSLPIVEEVSIPTIYHMSVRDLIVLATTSGGIGVVLSGLAAIISQFSDIIPYETVFHEVADFVKIGVFLVALTVMLILIVAWVVSVVITLINYYDYTVRIEDEKLMITKGLLEKKRITLPLNRIQAIRIVENPLRQLFGFATVVVESAGGNGEDGIDKKITLFPLIQKQDCLQTLEQLFPNMNWRPEFTHSPKRARSTFYRIDFVWLIPIIGVCSYFMYPYGLLSLLIIPLTILLGIWQHKTAGYKIDGKQLTMQYRVFSRITLFMEKKRIQSIESTQTYFQRRKNVMSIKATVMSGMNGITGKVSSLEQQDAESILSWYEH, encoded by the coding sequence ATGTCTAAGGAAATAAATCGTTTACACCCAGTATCGGCTATTATTACAAGTGCGAAAGCATTAAAAAGCATGATTATACCTGTTGCTATTATTGTTGTAACGAATGGTTTTAATTTTTCTTTTAATTTTCATAGTGAACATTTTTTTCAGACGGTTTTGTTGTTCGGTGTATGGGGAGTAGGTGCTTTGCTTGCGCTTGTTGGTGGTATTGTTAAATGGCGTACATTTGTCTATTGGTTTGAAGATGGAGAATTACGTGTAAAATACGGTTTGTTCGTTAAAAAGAAGCGATATATCCCGTTTGAACGTATTCAAAGTTTAAATTACAATGAGGGTATTTTTCATCGCTTATTTGGCTTAGTTAAGGTGCAGGTTGAAACTGCGGGGAGTAAGGACGGGAAACCTGAGGTGGAGTTAACGGCTATACGTAAGGCCTCAGCAGATGTCATAGAGTTGGAAATGCGTCGTGCAAAAAATCAAGTAATTGAACAAATAGTTGATGAGCAATCACTTCCAATAGTGGAGGAAGTATCGATCCCAACGATTTATCATATGTCAGTACGTGATTTAATTGTATTGGCAACGACTTCAGGCGGTATTGGAGTCGTGCTGTCGGGACTTGCAGCAATCATCTCTCAGTTTTCAGATATAATCCCATATGAAACGGTATTTCACGAGGTAGCTGATTTCGTGAAAATTGGTGTATTTTTAGTTGCATTAACAGTGATGCTCATCCTTATTGTGGCATGGGTTGTGTCGGTTGTTATTACTCTTATCAATTATTATGATTATACAGTCCGAATTGAAGATGAAAAGCTTATGATTACAAAAGGATTGCTTGAGAAAAAGCGAATTACATTGCCTTTAAATCGAATTCAAGCTATTCGAATTGTAGAGAATCCATTGCGTCAATTGTTTGGCTTTGCAACTGTAGTTGTTGAGAGTGCTGGAGGAAACGGTGAAGATGGGATAGATAAAAAAATTACTCTATTCCCGCTTATTCAGAAACAGGATTGTCTGCAAACGTTAGAACAACTTTTCCCTAATATGAATTGGCGTCCGGAGTTTACCCATTCTCCAAAAAGAGCTCGTTCAACTTTTTACCGAATTGATTTTGTTTGGCTCATACCTATAATTGGAGTATGTAGTTATTTCATGTATCCGTATGGGTTACTTTCGTTGTTGATAATACCGCTAACGATATTACTTGGTATTTGGCAACATAAAACAGCCGGTTATAAGATTGATGGAAAGCAATTAACTATGCAATATCGTGTGTTCAGCCGCATAACACTTTTCATGGAGAAAAAACGTATACAATCTATTGAAAGTACTCAAACATATTTCCAAAGAAGAAAAAATGTTATGTCTATAAAAGCAACGGTAATGTCAGGGATGAATGGTATAACAGGGAAAGTATCGAGTTTGGAGCAGCAAGATGCTGAATCGATATTATCCTGGTATGAACATTAA
- a CDS encoding PH domain-containing protein has translation MRAEPIHKISRKGLTVWRLYGVLQTLLLLIIAAIVCYCTYYFEWSSFIYFIAVAVVILSATLSAYLFPKIRWERWRYEVCENEIEVQHGLFIVKRTLIPMVRVQHVDTTQGPILKRYGLGNISISTAATVHTIPALVMDEADGLRARISELARVAEDDV, from the coding sequence TTGAGAGCAGAACCAATACATAAAATTTCTCGAAAAGGTTTAACTGTGTGGCGTTTATATGGTGTATTACAAACGTTATTGTTATTGATCATAGCTGCGATAGTATGCTACTGTACCTATTATTTTGAATGGTCATCATTTATTTATTTCATTGCAGTTGCTGTAGTCATACTAAGTGCTACCTTATCTGCTTATCTATTTCCAAAGATAAGATGGGAACGCTGGCGCTATGAGGTGTGTGAAAATGAGATTGAAGTGCAACATGGTTTATTTATCGTTAAACGTACACTCATTCCAATGGTGCGTGTACAGCATGTTGATACGACACAAGGGCCGATATTAAAAAGATATGGCTTAGGTAATATTTCAATATCGACAGCGGCAACTGTACATACAATACCTGCACTTGTGATGGACGAGGCTGATGGGCTTCGTGCACGTATTTCGGAATTAGCAAGGGTGGCGGAAGATGATGTCTAA
- a CDS encoding outer membrane lipoprotein carrier protein LolA, with translation MGNRIVKWLVLLCTILLLSACGAASQEKVLKKVNGKWAETNGYELNATMEIKSGGEPRKYDVTVWHTKPDFYRVEVVESGKDVSQMIVRNADGVFVVTPTLNKMYKFQSDWPKKNSQAYLIGALAEDLAEDKNLVMKEEDKAYIFEAATRNSYKNSMPHQVITVDKKTMLPTSVVIMNDVKEEQIRITFKNIKLGVQHAAKEYAVEQFTETDGTKGEQAAPPAKDGKDSKENKESTDNKDSKENKENKENKESTDNKDGKDEKEGKEAVGAEVEYKEFQTHYPVVNWANTKMVDEKVIQDGGMERVILTFEGDKAFTVMQQPVTKGTAMLPVSTPGDPVDLGFTIGAITDTSISWEKDGVAFFVASSKLTREEMVEVAASMTKSGMK, from the coding sequence GTGGGCAACCGTATAGTTAAATGGCTCGTCTTACTTTGTACGATATTACTTCTGTCGGCATGTGGTGCAGCCTCACAGGAAAAAGTGTTGAAGAAAGTTAATGGGAAATGGGCAGAGACAAATGGTTATGAGTTGAACGCTACGATGGAGATTAAATCTGGTGGGGAGCCGAGAAAATATGATGTAACAGTTTGGCATACGAAACCTGATTTTTATCGAGTAGAAGTAGTAGAAAGTGGGAAAGATGTTTCACAAATGATAGTGCGAAACGCAGATGGAGTTTTTGTAGTCACACCTACTTTAAACAAAATGTATAAGTTCCAAAGTGATTGGCCAAAGAAAAATAGTCAGGCTTATTTAATAGGCGCACTAGCAGAAGATTTAGCAGAAGATAAAAATTTAGTCATGAAAGAAGAGGACAAAGCATATATATTTGAAGCGGCTACTAGAAATAGCTATAAAAATAGTATGCCTCATCAAGTTATAACAGTTGATAAGAAAACAATGCTACCAACTTCCGTAGTAATTATGAATGATGTAAAAGAAGAGCAAATCCGTATCACATTTAAAAATATTAAATTAGGTGTCCAACACGCAGCTAAAGAATATGCGGTTGAACAATTTACGGAAACAGATGGAACAAAAGGTGAACAAGCTGCACCACCAGCGAAAGATGGAAAAGACAGCAAAGAGAACAAAGAGAGCACTGACAACAAAGACAGCAAAGAGAACAAAGAAAACAAAGAAAACAAAGAGAGCACTGACAACAAAGACGGCAAAGATGAAAAAGAAGGAAAAGAAGCAGTAGGTGCAGAAGTCGAATATAAAGAGTTCCAAACACACTACCCTGTTGTCAATTGGGCGAATACGAAAATGGTGGATGAGAAAGTTATTCAAGATGGTGGAATGGAACGTGTCATCTTAACATTCGAAGGTGATAAGGCATTTACGGTAATGCAACAACCAGTTACAAAAGGAACTGCTATGCTACCAGTATCAACTCCTGGTGATCCGGTAGATTTAGGCTTTACGATTGGGGCTATTACAGATACATCTATCAGCTGGGAAAAGGATGGCGTCGCATTCTTTGTAGCGTCAAGTAAATTGACTCGTGAAGAGATGGTGGAAGTTGCAGCCTCTATGACGAAAAGCGGTATGAAGTAA
- the alr gene encoding alanine racemase, which translates to MKIQQHFRPSKAIVDLQAIQQNVKNLKKLLRPNVQIIAVVKANAYGHGDVAVAKAALEAGATMLAVATPDEALHIRAHFEEPDILLLGASPVSFVPYAAQQRIILTVFANEWVQQAAPFIANEENPLRLHIKVDSGMGRIGVRSEQELLNLYQTIQNTVNMEVDGIFTHFATADEEDTSYFDSQVHFFERCVTVLPEKPRLVHASNTATSLVKNAHLQFDAVRYGISMYGLSPSPYVEGILPFPLQPAFSLESELVHVKQLQTGDSVGYGATFVAPSDMWIGTIPIGYADGVIRKLGGQEVLIDGQRMPIVGRICMDQCMVALPKAYAIGEKVTLIGRQGQDVIAMNEWAAKLETINYEVPCIITARVPRLYI; encoded by the coding sequence ATGAAGATACAGCAGCATTTTAGACCAAGCAAAGCAATTGTAGACTTACAAGCAATCCAACAAAACGTAAAAAATTTGAAAAAGCTACTTCGACCTAATGTTCAAATTATTGCTGTAGTAAAGGCAAATGCATATGGCCATGGAGATGTAGCCGTTGCAAAAGCAGCACTTGAGGCAGGCGCAACAATGCTCGCTGTGGCAACACCCGACGAAGCATTACATATTCGAGCACATTTTGAAGAACCAGACATACTACTATTGGGTGCTTCACCCGTTTCGTTTGTACCGTATGCTGCCCAACAGCGCATAATTCTTACGGTATTTGCAAACGAATGGGTACAACAAGCTGCTCCGTTCATAGCTAATGAAGAAAATCCATTAAGACTACATATAAAAGTAGATAGTGGAATGGGCAGAATTGGCGTTCGTTCCGAGCAAGAATTATTGAATCTTTATCAAACAATACAGAATACCGTGAATATGGAAGTTGACGGGATATTTACACATTTTGCGACTGCAGATGAAGAGGATACATCATACTTCGATAGCCAGGTACATTTTTTTGAGAGATGTGTAACTGTATTGCCTGAAAAGCCTAGACTTGTTCATGCATCAAACACGGCTACATCCTTAGTGAAAAATGCGCATCTACAATTTGACGCTGTCAGATATGGTATTTCAATGTATGGATTATCACCATCTCCTTATGTAGAAGGTATTTTACCATTTCCGTTACAGCCAGCGTTTTCACTCGAAAGTGAGCTAGTACATGTGAAACAATTACAAACAGGTGATTCAGTTGGCTATGGAGCTACATTTGTAGCCCCTTCTGATATGTGGATAGGAACAATACCGATAGGCTATGCTGATGGAGTAATTCGCAAATTAGGTGGACAAGAAGTATTGATTGATGGACAAAGAATGCCGATTGTTGGACGAATTTGTATGGACCAATGTATGGTTGCCTTGCCAAAAGCATATGCTATAGGTGAGAAAGTAACACTCATTGGTCGTCAAGGACAGGATGTTATTGCAATGAATGAATGGGCAGCGAAGCTTGAAACCATTAATTATGAAGTACCATGCATTATTACAGCAAGAGTTCCTAGATTATACATTTGA